From the Trifolium pratense cultivar HEN17-A07 linkage group LG4, ARS_RC_1.1, whole genome shotgun sequence genome, the window GATACAGGTAAACTCTTTCTGTTGTCTATTCTACTTTTTGAATGCATTTGTGAAATGAACTCTTCTTTTATCCAAGTATACCATATGCTAATATTTTCTCTCCTCTCTTCTTCATTGCTTACcgaataaatttatattttgttaaggATTTGGTGATGGCTGAAAGATTGTTGATGAAGCATTTAGATGCTCCAGGTTATTGGTTACAAGAAAAGCACCGCCGTACTCTTATGAATAGGTATTGTGGAAGATATTTGAGGGCCAAACAACTCCACcgctatattatatattctGAAAAGGTTCGAAAATCATATGAGCGCCATCATAGACTGAGAAGCCCCGTGACAGTATCTGTTCAACAAGCTCTTCACGGGCTTTCGTATGCTGTTTATGGGAAACGTGATGTGAGACGGTTAATGTTTGAGGTTTTTGATGTTGAGCAAATTCAaccaaaaagaaatatatatgtGAAGAGCCAGTAGTGAGCAGTGACACAGATTATTCATGAACTTACCTTTTTTGCCATATCATTCCCCATTTTCCTTCTTCctttacatttttcttttcttttttacccTCTAGATATAGGTAATCCACATAGAGATCAAAGTAGGTGAATAGAATGTAAAATACGTTGTACTTTGTGTAGTTATTATTATATCAGAAATCAGgtgaaaattaaaatgtaaCTCTATACTTTGCTCATCCAATCATGTTTCGAATACTTTGTGAGAACTTTGGTTTTCAACCCTGTATGTCAAATCAGCGCCCTGTGAACACATGACAGTGATTCAGTCAGCAACTTTTGGCCATGTCATCGTTTTTGTGCGATATAGCCACATTAAAGactaaaacgaaaaaaaaaatgtaattacatggtcaaattgaaataattttttttagggactaaaacaaaaaatcactCACATTACACAGACCAATAGCACATTTTGCCTAATTtataatcttaattttttttttgtgtgaataaaCACTTTAAATAACGTGTAAGATGcgaaacttattttttttacgaattTTGTAGACAAATTTTTGtagatttaattaaaataattttgtagattctaattctaaaatataaaataaaaaaataaaaaaaaaaacattgtagaTTCTACTAATACATAGACTATTGACTTTCCCTGAGACTAAAAGATTCCACCATAGTCTACTACTTTTATAAGTAGGTAATTCAAATGGACcacaattttttatctttagactaattattattattattattattattattattattattattattattattattattttatttatttattttgttttagacagttataaatttataatatgtacaaataagaataagaatatgGTCTTTATACATTCTAATTTAAcggacaaaaatattaaaattgtagATTCTTTTTTTAATGGCACGAAATTATTATATTAGACATTGTAATTAGAGTTCGAACAATTAAGAATATGATGACTAAAAAATGATAATAGCATTCGCATCCATTTACTCCGTGTATGGagaaattctttttttttttttcaataatcaTTTATGGAGAAACTCAATTGAAAGATAAGAATTTGTTTTATATActctaataaaaattaataattgtgaaaattttatacctataaaatagtaaaataaaaataagtgatATTAGACTATGGTAAACattcaacaaaattattttacattattttcatttttattattttaaaaatagaagaatgtaaaagtaaacaataaaaaacatgtatattttaattttaatttattttttggataaGAAAAAAGcatgtgtaatttatttatcctataataataacaaatacACACACGCGTGAAATATGCGCACGAATCTCCAGCAAGCACCACTCTTCCGCTTGTTACTAGTGTGCACCCTCATTACCTTACGTGCGCCGGTTGCGCAGCCCCCTAACCTGCGCACACCCACCCAATCCATCGAATCTAATACCACCACCACTATCgtttatcaccaccaccacaatTCTCAGATCTCAATTTTCAATCTCAATTCAATGTCCAAAGCTCGCGTTTACACCGATGTCAATGTTATTCGTCCCAAAGAATATTGGGATTATGAATCTCTCACCGTTCAATGGGGGTAATAATTATCTTCcacaaaccctaatttctttttctttttttttcaattctcaTTTTcgtttgatttgttttactatttcGATTAGGTTatgaatttgtttgttttactttttggaTTTGTAGAGGTGGAATGATTTTGAAATCATATATTAGGGAAACgaaattaggttttttttttgtgattacattattttgatttgattggATCTCTAGCACTGTTGTTTTCTTGGTgtggtaattcagagttcggccgcaaggtaaataaagtttgaccaagaattgttcccaccaagAAACAAACTCAGGTTCTCCCGAACAAACAATTCGTCGTagggggagctcattaaccacttgagccaaATTACTTTGTTATCGAGAACTATTGTTTTCGGTTTGTGGAATGATATGAACTCCGTTGGTTATCGAGATTTGATAATCGTGTTGTGATTTGAAGTTAATTGATGGCATTTATTATCTGTATTTCAAAGTTAAAAACTtgtgattgttttttattttaatgagcAAGGCTTGCTTGTATTAGGTCAAATTTTTATGAGGCTAATGTTGAAGTGTACCAAGTCCGGTtgctttttatgttttttgttttgataatattatttatttgtgttatgtgtGGAATTTTCAGGGATCAAGATGATTATGAGGTTGTACGAAAAGTGGGAAGGGGGAAATATAGTGAGGTGTTTGAAGGGATAAATGTTAACAGCAATGAACGCTGTGTTATCAAGATTCTCAAGCCTGTCAAGAAAAAGAAGGtggcttttttgtttttacattaTGTGCTTTTTTGTGTTTCTTGTAAGACTAGAAGACTgtgaataaaaagtaaaaaccagCTCGGGCAGCTTTGTTGGAATTATTCTCTCTTGAAATTTGCTACACAAATGATAATGTTATCTTATTTACACATAAATTTCTCATTCACAATCTTTGTGTTGGATAACAACTTCGCAGAATACTAGTTGTGTTATatttatttctaaaatataaaaagtaactTAAATTCATCACAAGGCAAAAGTATATTTGCCCTTTTGTATGAAAGGTTTAACATAATTATACATTGAACCAAGTAGGAAATGATGTGGTTCTGGTGTTAGCAGCAAACTGATTCTACAAATCCCATTTTAAGTGGGAATTGTTTGAGTTAAATTGTTCTAGCTCCAATTCCAAACTACTGTTCCAATTGGTGATGTGAATCAATTAGGGCACAGacaaatataaattcaattcCAATTTTCCGAATAGGAAAAACTCCTCAAATTTATGGATCAATAACATAGATCTTCCATATTCCGAAAAGCCCTTGTAAGCGCATTAAGACATAGTTGAAATCTTGTGGtagctttaaattttttttgtcggGTGCAGTTTCATGTACCACGCCATTTATTTTCTTCTGTgatttttgtattaatatatgagagTTTCAACATTATTTTGCAGATTAAAAGAGAGATAAAAATACTTCAGAACCTTTGTGGGGGCCCAAATATTGTCAAGCTTCTTGATATTGTCAGGGATCAGCACTCTAAAACTCCAAGCTTAATATTTGAGTATGTCAACAGTACAGATTTTAAAGTTTTGTATCCAACCTTGACTGATTATGACATACGCTATTACATATATGAGCTTCTTAAGGTAATGTGATCCTTCAACCTCTTGTGGTATACATGGACTGCTGTACTCTGTTCTTTCTATAACAAATACATTCTAACTTTAAAGTCATTGCagtatttttgttttggatgaGGCCTGTATGAATTTTGTATCTGATTGGCATGTATAGGTTTTTGCTTATTCAGCATTAAAAAATTTACTTCATATCTATGCAAAGATGTATTGAGAACCTTTTCTTGTTACATGAATGTTGTGGTTTTGAACTGCAGGCCTTGGATTACTGCCATTCTCAAGGCATAATGCATAGAGATGTCAAACCACACAATGTTATGATTGATCATGAGTTGCGAAAACTTCGCTTGATTGATTGGGGTCTTGCTGAGTTTTATCATCCTGGAAAGGAATATAATGTCCGTGTGGCTTCAAGGTATTGTTTTCTAATCAATCGACGAGAGTCAACTCTTTTATTAAAAACCCATGATTTGTAAACGAATGAGCCTGTGTATAatgatattaatatttaatcaaATTTAATATACATTATACAGTGAAACCAGTAAGGCATCATTAGCATGTTTAAAGCAAGAATTTTCCAGTAAGAATagattattataaattttaattgcCAAGTATCTGTATATCCATAAACATCATTGTAAAGATgtgaaacatttaaaaattaaattttagaactacaattttcttaaataaattacaagTGAGACAGCAATTCCTTTCTTTTTCAACTGAGATATGGCCACTATTGCCACTGCTGCTGCTAAACATTGCCACTTAAGATTGTGGTCCCATGCAGTCAAGTTTTCCCGCATTCGAGACATCGACGGTCACTGATGTCTTGAATGTGTGAATGCATCATCAAGTTGACTGCAGAGGATTCAATTTTGTGCCACTTGAGACGTTCGCATAGTCGCATAGCTTATTGTAAATCACTTCAACTGATTTATGCTAGATAAATGTTACTAACAGATTCCAAAATCAATTCACCTAGTGTATGAATAAATCACCTTATTTGATGATATTAGGAGTCCTAAAATGCATGCCAAGCAGCAATTCAATTTTCAGATACTTTTTTATGTTCAATCTTACAGTCACAACTTCCACAAACTATAATTAGATTTCCTTTTCCCTGAAGCTTACGATAACCCAGTTTGGATTTAGTTTAGTTCTTCTAAAGCGAGCACAGATTTCCTCTGACATGGCTGTGCCTGAGGTATCTTTTTCATAATTTCTGTTTAAGTGTTGTTAAGCATGAATGTGCCATCTGTTTTACATGACTACGTGGTCATGTCACTCATGCTTATGGCCCAACTTTATTTCTTTGTTCTGCTTCAATTTGAACCTACATAAACATGCATGAAAATAAAATCCTCATCTGGATGTTACAATCAGCAATTTAAAGGGATAGTTGTGTCTATTAGGCCTTGCTGCTGAATATCTTAAAAGTGCAAAAACTAGTCATGTTTTCCATGTGTGAGAGGGCTGTTAAGCTGAAGGGATAAGCAAGAAGTAATAAGAATTTTGAATCCAAAAATTGAGGTTTTGGTGCTAGTTAAGGGGTATTCTGGTTTATAGTTCTGAAGATCTTCTCTCTGTCTTTTCTAGCTGAAAATACTCAAGTCCTATGGTCTGGGCACCTTCTGTCAACTCTCGTTAGCATCATGTTTCAGGTCCCACAAAACATATAAACATTCCTAGCTTCTTTCTAGACCAGCATTAACTTACCTGTCGCAATCCATTAGTTTTACTGGTTGTGTTTTATTTGCATAGTATTTGTTAGTTAGATGTAAACTTGACAACAGAAAACCATTGTGTAAATTTTCCTTGACTTTTATGCTATTGCTATGTGAGGATGACTTATGATTTTTCATGTTCCTGAATGACAGTGTCTATAAAAGTGTTATGTTTCCTTTCTCAGATACTTTAAGGGCCCCGAACTTCTGGTTGATTTACAAGACTATGATTACTCATTAGACATGTGGAGCCTTGGTTGCATGTTTGCCGGAATGGTAAAAATTATAGCAAGCATATATTTGGCGTTATTTATGTATGAATTCTAATTTCTAATATAGATGAGGAAAATCATGTAATTCTGGCTTGTAACGATTTCACTTCATGTAGATATTTCGCAAGGAACCATTCTTTTACGGTCATGACAACCACGACCAGCTTGTAAAAATAGCTAAGGTAATATTCACAGTgctttataataatatatataaattaca encodes:
- the LOC123919767 gene encoding ribonuclease III domain-containing protein RNC1, chloroplastic-like isoform X2; translation: MHRFRGNVWDYDSRPKVMQVLGYPIKMTDRIPEITEARNVELGLGLQLCFLHPSNYKFDHPRFCYERLEYLGQKIQDLVMAERLLMKHLDAPGYWLQEKHRRTLMNRYCGRYLRAKQLHRYIIYSEKVRKSYERHHRLRSPVTVSVQQALHGLSYAVYGKRDVRRLMFEVFDVEQIQPKRNIYVKSQ
- the LOC123919768 gene encoding casein kinase II subunit alpha-2; translation: MRTNLQQAPLFRLLLVCTLITLRAPVAQPPNLRTPTQSIESNTTTTIVYHHHHNSQISIFNLNSMSKARVYTDVNVIRPKEYWDYESLTVQWGDQDDYEVVRKVGRGKYSEVFEGINVNSNERCVIKILKPVKKKKIKREIKILQNLCGGPNIVKLLDIVRDQHSKTPSLIFEYVNSTDFKVLYPTLTDYDIRYYIYELLKALDYCHSQGIMHRDVKPHNVMIDHELRKLRLIDWGLAEFYHPGKEYNVRVASRYFKGPELLVDLQDYDYSLDMWSLGCMFAGMIFRKEPFFYGHDNHDQLVKIAKVLGTDELNAYLNKYHLELDPQLDALVGRHSRKPWSKFINPDNQHLVSPEAIDFLDKLLRYDHQDRLTAREAMAHPYFSQVRAAESSRMRTQ